One stretch of Armigeres subalbatus isolate Guangzhou_Male chromosome 2, GZ_Asu_2, whole genome shotgun sequence DNA includes these proteins:
- the LOC134209356 gene encoding uncharacterized protein LOC134209356: MVNKIREMPPPKVEKLQPLIDFGVAVQNICATITASGLQEYMCNVTLLQELTERLPPSIRLNWAYHRQGLPRVSLTEFGNWLGSLVESASIVALPSLSAPKLEKLERWEDNYINVHSETTKCCPVCKCDCGGPEKCQKFLDMDVGSRWSVVKEQKLCRKCLRKHFGACQVKTPCGRNGCTFMHDRILHGDKRYSMLMTATESLKPTIEMTTTQSCNTHTKTARKVPGTIYGKGKQVSTYAFLSDGSSSTLMEHSLLKELGLKGTPYPLSLDWTGGHRRHENESVMLALKICGVSVTIDVFKLSEVHTVRDLSLPKQSVSISQLATKYSYLEGLPLISCDSISPRILIGMDNCRLGHASRSIEGSENEPVASKTRLGWMVYGPCSIESGTIISSYSGHHSFHICACVNEEDKDLNAAMKEKSIRDRLIVAIRPNYVTMQQRDGYESTGMSAEAFTERSRIGCSNEYEEKGYIRRLSAAEKTEKHSNDWYLPIFPVTNPNKPGKFRIVFDAAAKVNGVSLNSFLLTGPDQLVSLLTVLYKFREFRVAIVGDIREMFFQVQMKKQDQRSQMILWHNGEPEIEPEVYAVAVMTFGAACSPSCAHYVKNLNGKRFEKQYPRAVECIKYEHYVDDMLASVETEQEAVKLAKEVRFIHSQGGFEIRNWLSNSNAVVESLHENHTKEKNMSFSAEMATEKVLGMWWDTTTDTFTFKLSPKHDVELLSGARIPTKREVLRTLMAIYDPMGLIANFLIYLKILLQEIWRSGCGWDDEISGKLVEKWTTWIEALPNVRQVSIPRCYRVITSAASTNRVELHIFCDASENGIAAVSYFRFEEEGTVECALIGSKTRVAPLKFLSIPRLELQAAVIGARFADCITKSHRMEISRRVFWTDSRDVICWLRSDHRRFSQFVAFRVSELLDTTQVNEWRWLPTKANVADEGTKWQRMPNLQPSSRWFHGPDFLRQPENEWPGYSGDQGATVEELRPNILHHSVTKPLVNFERFSKWKRLLRSVAYVHRFVSNLRKRARKTSIELGPLTQEELKLAENIIYRSVQQQAYPGEIQVLRSGSTEHSWERTLPRNSPLHKLNPIIDEHGVLRMLGRINACDWVDEATKNPILLPRKNYVTQLVIADYHATYRHQNHHTALNQIRLKYYISRLRSEFDQVRRRCQRCKIFKANPQPPAMGNLPSARLAAFQRPFSYTGVDYFGPMLVLVGRRTEKRWGVLLTCMTTRGVHIEIAHSLSTDSCILALRNFIARRGPPLEFISDRGTNFIGAFRELHEALKHVDEEKLMIEFVSPVTKWTFNPPAAPHFGGCWERLIQSVKRTMKDFDLPRLPSDEILRSTLMEIEMILNSRPLTDIPLDTDTEPPLTPNHFLLGSADGNKPPIIFDDKPSVLKQSWKMAQLYADNFWKKWVVEYLPTLTRRTKWFQPVKPIQKGDLALIVDAKLPRNCWPRGRVIEAIQAEDGQVRRVTVQTGTGLMERPAVKVAVLDVGATGGKPTEQQ, from the exons ATGGTCAACAAGATTCGGGAGATGCCGCCACCAAAGGTGGAAAAACTTCAGCCATTGATTGATTTCGGAGTTGCAGTTCAAAACATATGTGCTACCATTACTGCTTCAGGACTGCAAGAGTACATGTGCAATGTGACACTTCTTCAGGAGCTGACCGAGAGATTGCCACCGTCAATAAGGTTGAACTGGGCATACCATCGACAGGGATTGCCGAGGGTTTCGCTTACAGAGTTTGGAAATTGGTTGGGAAGCTTGGTCGAATCAGCGAGCATTGTCGCGTTACCAAGTCTTAGCGCTCCGAAACTAGAGAAGCTCGAACGATGGGAAGACAACTACATCAACGTTCACTCTGAAA CTACAAAATGCTGTCCCGTTTGCAAGTGTGACTGTGGCGGCCCAGAGAAGTGTCAGAAGTTCCTCGACATGGACGTCGGTTCCCGTTGGTCAGTGGTTAAGGAGCAGAAGCTGTGTAGGAAGTGTTTACGGAAACATTTCGGCGCCTGTCAAGTGAAGACACCGTGCGGGAGGAATGGCTGCACATTCATGCATGATAGAATTCTACACGGCGACAAGCGGTACAGTATGCTCATGACGGCAACTGAGTCCTTAAAGCCGACGATCGAAATGACAACGACGCAGAGCTGCAATACGCATACGAAAACGGCTAGAAAGGTTCCCGGTACTATCTACGGCAAGGGGAAGCAAGTGTCTACGTACGCGTTCCTCAGCGATGGATCGTCGTCAACATTGATGGAGCATAGCTTGCTAAAGGAACTAGGCCTTAAAGGAACGCCATATCCATTGTCTCTCGATTGGACGGGCGGTCACAGGCGACATGAAAATGAGTCGGTTATGCTAGCACTTAAGATTTGTGGCGTGTCCGTCACAATCGACGTTTTCAAGCTTTCGGAAGTTCATACAGTCCGAGATCTCTCTCTCCCGAAGCAGTCGGTGTCAATATCTCAACTAGCGACTAAGTACAGTTATCTCGAAGGATTGCCGTTAATATCATGTGATAGTATCTCCCCACGAATCCTCATAGGTATGGATAACTGTCGGCTTGGGCATGCGTCGAGAAGCATAGAAGGAAGCGAGAACGAACCGGTGGCCTCAAAAACTCGCCTGGGATGGATGGTATATGGTCCCTGTTCTATAGAGTCTGGAACAATAATCTCCAGCTACAGCGGCCATCACAGTTTCCACATCTGTGCCTGCGTCAATGAGGAAGACAAGGATCTGAATGCAGCCATGAAGGA GAAATCGATACGAGACCGGCTTATTGTGGCGATACGACCAAATTATGTTACCATGCAACAGAGGGATGGCTATGAATCGACTGGCATGTCTGCAGAAGCGTTTACGGAGAGATCCAGAATTGGCTGTAGCAATGAATACGAAGAGAAGGGGTACATTCGTCGGCTTTCGGCAGCGGAGAAAACAGAGAAGCACTCTAACGATTGGTACCTTCCGATTTTCCCAGTTACAAACCCTAACAAACCTGGAAAGTTTCGGATTGTCTTCGATGCAGCGGCGAAAGTCAACGGTGTTTCGCTAAATTCTTTTCTCCTTACGGGACCTGATCAGTTGGTATCGTTGCTCACCGTTTTGTACAAATTCCGCGAGTTTCGTGTCGCTATTGTAGGGGACATCCGGGAAATGTTCTTTCAAGTTCAGATGAAGAAACAGGACCAGCGAAGTCAGATGATTCTGTGGCACAATGGAGAACCAGAAATTGAACCCGAAGTGTACGCGGTGGCGGTTATGACATTCGGAGCGGCGTGCTCCCCGAGCTGTGCACATTACGTGAAGAATCTGAATGGCAAAAGATTCGAAAAGCAGTATCCAAGAGCTGTAGAATGCATCAAATACGAACATTACGTCGACGACATGCTAGCGAGTGTTGAAACCGAACAAGAAGCAGTGAAGCTTGCTAAGGAAGTACGATTCATACATTCTCAGGGAGGCTTCGAAATTCGCAACTGGCTATCCAACTCCAATGCCGTCGTCGAAAGCTTGCACGAGAATCACACGAAGGAGAAGAACATGAGTTTTTCCGCAGAGATGGCCACAGAAAAGGTGCTTGGAATGTGGTGGGATACCACAACTGATACGTTCACATTCAAGTTGTCACCTAAGCACGATGTGGAGCTACTCTCTGGTGCCAGAATACCTACAAAACGTGAAGTTCTGAGGACGTTGATGGCAATATATGATCCGATGGGACTCATCGCCAACTTTCTCATCTACTTAAAGATCCTGCTGCAGGAAATATGGCGTTCCGGATGCGGTTGGGACGACGAGATCAGTGGCAAGCTAGTCGAGAAATGGACCACATGGATCGAAGCGCTGCCGAATGTTCGTCAAGTCAGCATCCCTCGTTGCTACCGAGTTATAACGTCCGCCGCGTCGACGAATAGGGTAGAATTGCACATATTCTGTGATGCTAGCGAGAATGGAATAGCTGCCGTATCATACTTCAGGTTCGAAGAAGAGGGTACAGTGGAGTGTGCCCTTATTGGATCAAAAACACGTGTGGCCCCATTGAAGTTTCTCTCGATCCCTCGCCTTGAACTTCAGGCTGCTGTAATTGGGGCTCGATTTGCTGATTGTATAACCAAGTCGCACCGTATGGAGATTTCTCGCCGTGTATTCTGGACCGACTCCCGTGACGTGATATGCTGGTTACGTTCAGATCACCGACGCTTCAGCCAGTTCGTGGCTTTCAGGGTCAGCGAGCTTCTCGATACAACGCAGGTGAATGAGTGGAGATGGCTTCCAACTAAAGCAAATGTAGCGGACGAGGGGACGAAATGGCAAAGGATGCCGAACCTTCAGCCTAGCAGTCGTTGGTTCCATGGACCGGACTTTCTGCGGCAGCCTGAGAATGAATGGCCTGGCTATAGTGGAGATCAAGGTGCAACCGTAGAGGAGCTTCGTCCAAATATTCTTCACCACTCAGTAACAAAACCACTGGTAAATTTCGAACGCTTTTCAAAATGGAAACGGCTTCTTAGGTCGGTTGCGTATGTTCATCGCTTCGTATCGAATCTTCGTAAGCGCGCCAGGAAGACTTCCATCGAGCTCGGCCCACTAACGCAGGAAGAGCTGAAGCTAGCAGAGAACATTATTTACCGGTCAGTTCAACAGCAGGCCTATCCAGGTGAAATCCAGGTGCTGCGCAGCGGTTCAACAGAACACTCATGGGAGCGCACATTACCGAGAAACAGCCCGCTGCACAAACTGAATCCGATCATCGATGAGCACGGTGTATTGAGAATGCTAGGACGTATAAATGCCTGCGATTGGGTTGATGAAGCCACCAAAAACCCGATCTTGCTTCCGAGGAAAAACTATGTGACTCAGTTGGTGATCGCCGACTATCACGCGACttacagacatcaaaatcaccATACAGCGTTGAATCAGATCCGATTAAAGTATTACATATCTCGTCTCAGATCAGAGTTTGATCAAGTCCGTAGAAGATGCCAACGATGCAAGATTTTTAAAGCAAATCCACAGCCACCAGCAATGGGAAACCTTCCGTCTGCCCGGTTGGCAGCCTTCCAGCGACCGTTCTCTTACACTGGAGTCGACTATTTTGGGCCGATGTTAGTGCTAGTTGGCAGACGAACTGAGAAAAGATGGGGAGTCCTGCTTACCTGCATGACGACCAGAGGCGTGCACATCGAAATCGCACATTCGTTGTCGACCGATTCGTGCATCTTAGCTCTACGTAACTTCATAGCAAGAAGAGGACCGCCGCTGGAATTCATAAGCGACCGAGGTACGAACTTCATAGGAGCTTTCCGGGAGCTGCACGAAGCCCTCAAGCATGTCGACGAGGAGAAGCTTATGATAGAGTTCGTCAGTCCTGTCACCAAGTGGACTTTCAATCCACCAGCCGCCCCGCACTTTGGCGGCTGTTGGGAGCGTTTGATCCAGTCTGTCAAGCGCACCATGAAAGATTTCGACCTTCCGCGTTTGCCATCGGATGAGATTCTTCGCTCCACACTGATGGAGATAGAGATGATTCTGAATTCAAGACCGCTTACTGACATACCATTAGATACCGACACTGAACCCCCTCTAACACCAAATCACTTCCTGTTAGGGTCTGCTGACGGGAATAAGCCCCCGATCATTTTCGATGACAAACCTTCTGTACTAAAGCAATCGTGGAAGATGGCCCAGCTGTACGCCGATAACTTCTGGAAGAAATGGGTGGTCGAATATTTGCCCACATTGACGCGTAGGACAAAATGGTTCCAGCCCGTCAAACCCATCCAAAAGGGTGATCTAGCGTTGATTGTAGATGcgaaacttccgaggaattgtTGGCCACGAGGACGAGTGATCGAAGCGATCCAAGCCGAAGACGGACAGGTCCGTCGTGTAACCGTGCAAACAGGAACTGGACTGATGGAAAGGCCAGCGGTCAAGGTTGCTGTATTAGACGTCGGTGCAACAGGAGGTAAGCCAACTGAACAACAGTGA